A single genomic interval of Oryza sativa Japonica Group chromosome 7, ASM3414082v1 harbors:
- the LOC136351093 gene encoding putative disease resistance protein RGA3 isoform X2, with protein METFLSAILSDLTSRSISFLVNKCSKPTTPTVEERLQQLLLRARVIVEEADERFITNQAMLQKLNILRKEMYRGYYTLICFRCHNNEEDNVKDREVSYYFTPSKLNPAKRVRFCTGSGQTLRDQLQQVLGSLQVTLEDMREFLMFFNSCPHLCRQPYSMHLLLDRCLFGRQMETEHIMNFLLKEDIPSAENLGVLPIIGPGKVGKSTLIEHACEDERVRNRFSQIVCFNDDDVGHANMVALRDCGVIKHKNHSIGGDRMLIIIELMGDIDEGVWGRLYSASKISVAVGSKIIVTSRSDKIVSFGTTQVLRVNFFTQEAYWYFFKVRTFGSLDAEEHPKLASLAMDIAREMNQCFMGSCIYSVLLKANFNARFWSMALARIREFKLKNNLIYNAYLVGGPWEAVKPAYVRTVNKISSEYLVVLHDYQTLSVPNMVHCYTNSAQSEGEVPEVSMQDFLFGSVKPQGKFKVLAWRSHLPPHYNYIFNCEVRRPHHMVTSKKRSHKLCT; from the coding sequence ATGGAGACATTTCTGTCTGCAATTCTGAGTGATCTTACCAGTAGATCCATATCTTTCCTTGTCAACAAGTGCTCAAAACCAACAACTCCAACTGTGGAGGAGAGACTACAACAGTTGCTGCTCCGGGCACGTGTAATCGTAGAGGAGGCAGATGAACGGTTCATCACAAACCAAGCCATGCTGCAGAAACTGAACATACTAAGGAAGGAGATGTACAGAGGGTATTACACACTCATCTGCTTCAGATGCCATAACAATGAAGAAGACAATGTCAAAGATCGTGAGGTGAGTTACTATTTTACACCTTCCAAGTTAAATCCTGCCAAGCGTGTCCGATTCTGCACGGGCAGTGGCCAGACTTTACGAGATCAGCTGCAGCAAGTTCTTGGCAGCCTACAAGTCACCCTTGAAGATATGCGCGAGTTTCTCATGTTCTTCAACAGTTGTCCTCATTTATGCCGACAGCCATATAGCATGCACTTGCTTTTAGACAGGTGCTTGTTCGGTCGTCAAATGGAAACGGAGCACATCATGAACTTCCTGCTCAAAGAGGACATTCCCAGTGCTGAAAATCTAGGTGTCCTGCCGATCATTGGCCCAGGAAAAGTTGGGAAGAGCACCCTGATTGAGCATGCCTGCGAAGATGAAAGAGTGCGTAACCGCTTCTCTCAAATTGTGTGTTTTAACGACGATGATGTAGGACATGCAAACATGGTGGCTCTTAGAGATTGTGGTGTAATTAAGCATAAAAACCATTCTATTGGTGGAGACAGGATGCTAATCATTATCGAATTAATGGGAGACATTGATGAGGGTGTATGGGGAAGATTGTACTCAGCTTCCAAAATTAGTGTTGCAGTTGGAAGTAAAATTATAGTCACAAGCCGATCTGATAAGATTGTAAGCTTTGGAACGACACAAGTTCTCAGAGTAAATTTCTTTACTCAAGAAGCTTATTGGTACTTTTTCAAGGTGCGCACATTTGGAAGCTTGGATGCAGAGGAGCACCCAAAGCTGGCATCATTAGCCATGGATATCGCCAGGGAGATGAACCAGTGCTTCATGGGTTCATGCATCTACAGTGTGCTTCTGAAAGCAAACTTTAATGCTCGGTTTTGGAGCATGGCGCTGGCAAGAATCAGAGAATTCAAGCTGAAGAACAACTTAATATACAACGCGTATCTTGTTGGTGGTCCTTGGGAGGCGGTTAAACCTGCATATGTTCGGACGGTAAACAAAATTTCCTCTGAATATCTTGTGGTTCTTCACGACTATCAGACACTCTCTGTTCCAAACATGGTCCATTGTTACACAAACTCTGCTCAGAGTGAAGGTGAAGTCCCCGAGGTCAGTATGCAAGATTTTCTCTTCGGAAGTGTTAAGCCTCAAGGAAAATTCAAGGTTCTCGCATGGAGATCTCACCTTCCACCTCACTACAACTACATTTTCAACTGTGAGGTACGGAGGCCACATCATATGGTCACCAGTAAGAAGAGATCTCATAAGCTTTGCACCTGA
- the LOC136351093 gene encoding disease resistance protein RGA2-like isoform X1: MDPHSPAMAARLYFPYPSSDDVRHEVRRKPSAAGDGAAKEAGGDSCGAGRIWRRRRQRRLGFFLQWRRLTATFCLLLSIQTTYLHMETFLSAILSDLTSRSISFLVNKCSKPTTPTVEERLQQLLLRARVIVEEADERFITNQAMLQKLNILRKEMYRGYYTLICFRCHNNEEDNVKDREVSYYFTPSKLNPAKRVRFCTGSGQTLRDQLQQVLGSLQVTLEDMREFLMFFNSCPHLCRQPYSMHLLLDRCLFGRQMETEHIMNFLLKEDIPSAENLGVLPIIGPGKVGKSTLIEHACEDERVRNRFSQIVCFNDDDVGHANMVALRDCGVIKHKNHSIGGDRMLIIIELMGDIDEGVWGRLYSASKISVAVGSKIIVTSRSDKIVSFGTTQVLRVNFFTQEAYWYFFKVRTFGSLDAEEHPKLASLAMDIAREMNQCFMGSCIYSVLLKANFNARFWSMALARIREFKLKNNLIYNAYLVGGPWEAVKPAYVRTVNKISSEYLVVLHDYQTLSVPNMVHCYTNSAQSEGEVPEVSMQDFLFGSVKPQGKFKVLAWRSHLPPHYNYIFNCEVRRPHHMVTSKKRSHKLCT; encoded by the exons ATGGATCCCCACTCTCCAGCAATGGCGGCAAGGTTGTACTTCCCCTATCCTAGCAGCGATGACGTCCGCCACGAAGTGAGAAGGAAGCCGAGCGCGGCCGGCGATGGAGCGGCCAAGGAAGCCGGCGGCGACAGCTGCGGCGCCGGCCGGATCTGGAgacgtcggcggcagcggcggctcgggttcTTCCTGCAATGGCGGCGACTGACAGCAACGTTCTGTCTGCTTCTTTCGATCCAG ACTACATACTTACACATGGAGACATTTCTGTCTGCAATTCTGAGTGATCTTACCAGTAGATCCATATCTTTCCTTGTCAACAAGTGCTCAAAACCAACAACTCCAACTGTGGAGGAGAGACTACAACAGTTGCTGCTCCGGGCACGTGTAATCGTAGAGGAGGCAGATGAACGGTTCATCACAAACCAAGCCATGCTGCAGAAACTGAACATACTAAGGAAGGAGATGTACAGAGGGTATTACACACTCATCTGCTTCAGATGCCATAACAATGAAGAAGACAATGTCAAAGATCGTGAGGTGAGTTACTATTTTACACCTTCCAAGTTAAATCCTGCCAAGCGTGTCCGATTCTGCACGGGCAGTGGCCAGACTTTACGAGATCAGCTGCAGCAAGTTCTTGGCAGCCTACAAGTCACCCTTGAAGATATGCGCGAGTTTCTCATGTTCTTCAACAGTTGTCCTCATTTATGCCGACAGCCATATAGCATGCACTTGCTTTTAGACAGGTGCTTGTTCGGTCGTCAAATGGAAACGGAGCACATCATGAACTTCCTGCTCAAAGAGGACATTCCCAGTGCTGAAAATCTAGGTGTCCTGCCGATCATTGGCCCAGGAAAAGTTGGGAAGAGCACCCTGATTGAGCATGCCTGCGAAGATGAAAGAGTGCGTAACCGCTTCTCTCAAATTGTGTGTTTTAACGACGATGATGTAGGACATGCAAACATGGTGGCTCTTAGAGATTGTGGTGTAATTAAGCATAAAAACCATTCTATTGGTGGAGACAGGATGCTAATCATTATCGAATTAATGGGAGACATTGATGAGGGTGTATGGGGAAGATTGTACTCAGCTTCCAAAATTAGTGTTGCAGTTGGAAGTAAAATTATAGTCACAAGCCGATCTGATAAGATTGTAAGCTTTGGAACGACACAAGTTCTCAGAGTAAATTTCTTTACTCAAGAAGCTTATTGGTACTTTTTCAAGGTGCGCACATTTGGAAGCTTGGATGCAGAGGAGCACCCAAAGCTGGCATCATTAGCCATGGATATCGCCAGGGAGATGAACCAGTGCTTCATGGGTTCATGCATCTACAGTGTGCTTCTGAAAGCAAACTTTAATGCTCGGTTTTGGAGCATGGCGCTGGCAAGAATCAGAGAATTCAAGCTGAAGAACAACTTAATATACAACGCGTATCTTGTTGGTGGTCCTTGGGAGGCGGTTAAACCTGCATATGTTCGGACGGTAAACAAAATTTCCTCTGAATATCTTGTGGTTCTTCACGACTATCAGACACTCTCTGTTCCAAACATGGTCCATTGTTACACAAACTCTGCTCAGAGTGAAGGTGAAGTCCCCGAGGTCAGTATGCAAGATTTTCTCTTCGGAAGTGTTAAGCCTCAAGGAAAATTCAAGGTTCTCGCATGGAGATCTCACCTTCCACCTCACTACAACTACATTTTCAACTGTGAGGTACGGAGGCCACATCATATGGTCACCAGTAAGAAGAGATCTCATAAGCTTTGCACCTGA
- the LOC107276248 gene encoding putative disease resistance protein RGA3 translates to METFLSAILGDLASRSISFLINKSSKPTALTVEERLQRLLLRARIILEEADERLITNQSMLQQLNILRKEMYRGYYTLDRFRCHVHEADHTKDHEVSNHVIPSKFNPAKRIRFCRVSGKSLEEQLQQVFGSLEVTIEDMGEVVMFLNSCPRLCRQPYSMHLLLDKCLLGRQMEMEHIMNFLLKEDIPGDENTGVLPIIGPWRVGKSTLIEHACADERVRNRFFQIVHFSDDDLEDANMVTLRDCGVIKHQNRGTGEERLLIIIELSRDIDEAAWSRLYSASKRCVAKGSKIIVASRSDKIARFGTTQALRVKYLTQEAYWYFFKVRTFGSIDAEEHPKLASIAMDMAREMNGCFMGSSMYSVLLKANFNVRFWSMALAGIREFKQKNLLGYGANIDCPWHPVEPTYIRMINNVSSEYLVVLGDYQTCSVQDMVDYHTNFPQSEAAVPMVSLQDFLFGSVRPQGKFKVLASRSHLPPHYNYILNCEVWTSHHLITREERPQKLCT, encoded by the coding sequence ATGGAGACATTTCTGTCTGCCATTCTAGGTGATCTTGCCAGTAGATCCATATCTTTCCTGATCAACAAGTCCTCGAAACCGACAGCGCTAACCGTGGAGGAGAGACTGCAACGGCTGCTGCTCCGGGCCCGTATCATCCTGGAGGAGGCAGATGAACGGCTCATCACAAACCAATCCATGCTGCAGCAACTGAACATACTAAGGAAGGAGATGTACAGAGGATATTACACCCTTGACAGATTCAGATGCCATGTCCATGAAGCAGACCATACCAAAGATCACGAGGTGAGTAACCATGTTATACCATCCAAGTTCAATCCTGCCAAGCGCATCCGGTTCTGCAGGGTCAGTGGCAAGAGTTTAGAAGAGCAGCTGCAGCAAGTTTTTGGCAGCCTTGAGGTCACCATTGAAGATATGGGTGAGGTTGTCATGTTCTTGAACAGTTGTCCCCGTTTGTGCCGTCAGCCATATAGCATGCACTTGCTTCTAGACAAGTGCTTGTTGGGTCGCCAAATGGAAATGGAGCACATCATGAACTTCCTGCTCAAAGAAGATATTCCTGGTGATGAAAATACAGGAGTTCTGCCTATCATTGGCCCGTGGAGGGTTGGTAAGAGCACCCTGATTGAGCATGCCTGTGCCGATGAAAGGGTGCGTAACCGCTTTTTTCAGATTGTGCATTTCAGTGACGATGATCTTGAGGATGCAAATATGGTGACTCTGAGAGATTGTGGTGTAATCAAGCATCAAAACCGTGGTACTGGTGAAGAAAGACTACTGATTATTATCGAATTGAGCAGGGACATCGATGAGGCTGCATGGAGTAGATTGTACTCAGCTTCCAAAAGGTGTGTTGCAAAAGGCAGTAAGATTATAGTCGCAAGCCGATCTGATAAGATTGCGAGGTTTGGAACAACCCAAGCTCTTAGAGTAAAATACTTAACTCAAGAAGCTTACTGGTACTTTTTCAAGGTTCGCACATTTGGAAGCATAGATGCAGAGGAGCACCCAAAGTTGGCATCGATAGCCATGGATATGGCCAGGGAGATGAATGGGTGCTTCATGGGTTCAAGCATGTACAGTGTACTTCTGAAAGCAAATTTCAATGTTAGGTTTTGGAGCATGGCTCTGGCAGGAATCAGAGAATTCAAGCAGAAGAATCTCTTAGGATACGGTGCCAATATTGACTGTCCTTGGCACCCGGTTGAACCCACATACATTAGGATGATAAACAATGTTTCCTCTGAATATCTTGTGGTTCTTGGCGACTATCAGACATGTTCTGTTCAGGACATGGTAGATTATCACACAAACTTTCCTCAGAGTGAAGCTGCAGTTCCCATGGTGAGTTTGCAAGATTTTCTGTTTGGAAGTGTTAGACCTCAAGGAAAATTCAAGGTTCTCGCGTCAAGATCTCATCTTCCACCTCACTACAACTACATACTTAACTGTGAGGTATGGACTTCACATCATCTGATCACCAGGGAGGAGAGACCTCAGAAGCTTTGCACCTGA
- the LOC107275456 gene encoding putative disease resistance protein RGA3: METLFSAILGELTSRSVSFLIDRCSSKPSSPPMAATFMEEKIQRLERMLLRLATAIEEAEGKHITNQAMLRQVNMLRQDMHKGYYALDTFRIQKHQEEDMNDDDDNEVSYNTLSLSKFNSIKRARVLTGTRRHGDMREFDQMVDIIEITMAGMAEFVMLLNNYPSMHRQPYNTYMFMDKCMFGRQMEMEHIIKFLLHPETPYSDIFDVLSIIGPAKVGKSTLVEHVCNDERVRNHFSRIIFLSDSDLSEQKSLLILRDSGVIRHKHNSSLASSGGERLLVVVELTEDVSDDEWRRMYSSSRSCISAGSKIIITSRSEKIAKLGTTQPLRLKFLSREAYWYFFKVLAFGSSDPKDYPEVASVSMAMFNGYFDREMYNTFIGPFIDLNNMATFIQASIYNGDWLSLRERFRTKESKSQLLPNKGSGDFGMKSKCVVIPRTDGNVNYYCEIFEHCRVELAHAEDQKAPKIGIQDILSGRVEPHGKFDLVLWRSHLPPYYSYIYSSEIHEFKSATTCRIRLRQKRKI; the protein is encoded by the coding sequence ATGGAGACTCTCTTCTCTGCAATCCTAGGAGAACTCACCAGTAGATCCGTCTCCTTCTTGATAGACAGATGCTCCTCGAAGCCGTCATCGCCGCCTATGGCGGCGACGTTCATGGAGGAGAAGATTCAGAGACTGGAAAGGATGCTGCTCCggctcgccaccgccatcgaAGAGGCAGAGGGGAAGCACATCACAAACCAAGCCATGCTTCGTCAGGTCAACATGCTGAGACAAGATATGCACAAAGGCTACTATGCTCTTGACaccttcagaattcagaaacacCAGGAGGAGGACatgaacgacgacgatgacaatGAAGTGAGTTACAACACCTTATCTTTGTCTAAATTCAACTCTATCAAGCGAGCTCGAGTCCTTACTGGTACTAGACGACATGGAGATATGAGAGAGTTCGATCAGATGGTTGACATCATAGAGATCACCATGGCTGGCATGGCTGAGTTTGTTATGCTTCTGAACAACTATCCTTCCATGCATCGTCAACCATACAACACCTACATGTTCATGGACAAGTGCATGTTTGGGCGCCAAATGGAGATGGAACATATCATCAAATTCTTGTTACATCCAGAAACTCCATATAGTGACATATTTGATGTCCTATCAATCATTGGTCCTGCCAAAGTTGGGAAGAGCACACTTGTTGAGCATGTTTGCAATGATGAGAGGGTGCGCAACCACTTCTCTCGCATCATCTTTCTTAGTGATAGCGATTTGAGCGAGCAAAAATCATTGCTTATCCTAAGAGATTCAGGAGTGATAAGGCATAAACACAACTCATCATTAGCTTCAAGTGGAGGAGAAAGATTATTGGTTGTTGTTGAGCTAACTGAAGATGTTTCCGATGACGAATGGAGAAGGATGTACTCCTCTTCTCGAAGTTGCATTTCAGCTGGAAGTAAAATCATAATCACAAGCCGATCAGAGAAGATTGCAAAGCTTGGAACAACACAACCTCTTCGCCTAAAATTCTTGTCTCGAGAAGCTTACTGGTACTTCTTCAAGGTTCTCGCATTCGGAAGCTCAGATCCTAAAGATTACCCCGAGGTGGCATCGGTATCAATGGCGATGTTTAATGGATACTTTGATCGTGAGATGTACAATACTTTCATTGGACCATTCATTGATCTGAACAACATGGCTACCTTCATTCAAGCTAGTATTTACAATGGCGACTGGCTTAGCCTGCGTGAGCGCTTCAGGACCAAGGAATCAAAGAGCCAGTTACTGCCTAACAAAGGTTCAGGTGATTTTGGGATGAAGAGCAAGTGTGTGGTTATTCCTAGGACAGATGGAAATGTGAACTACTACTGTGAAATCTTTGAACATTGCCGAGTAGAGCTTGCTCATGCAGAAGATCAGAAGGCTCCAAAAATTGGTATACAAGATATCTTGTCAGGGAGAGTTGAACCTCATGGGAAATTTGATCTTGTGCTGTGGAGATCTCATTTGCCGCCTTATTACAGCTACATATATAGCTCCGAGATTCATGAGTTCAAGTCTGCAACTACCTGCAGGATTAGGCTCCGTCAGAAGAGAAAGATTTAG
- the LOC107276691 gene encoding disease resistance protein RGA2 gives METFLSVILSDLATKSISFLINKCSKPTASNMEERLQRLLLRAQIIVEEAEDRLITNQRMLLQLNILRKEMFRGYYALDRFRCRGHEEDDAKDHQVSNSFAQSKFNPAKSVRFFRISGHSLQEQLQQVVGSIEVTLEDMSVFVMFLNSCPHLCRQPYSMHLLLDKCLFGRQMEIERIMNFLLKVDSPGSENPGVLPIIGRRKAGKSTLIEHACNDERVRNHFSQIVCFSDDDLKDADMVTLRHCGSIKNGNQCTGGERILIVIELIRDIDEVVWTRLYSASKSYVPNGSKIIVASQSDKIARFGTTQALRVELFTEEAYWYFFKVRTFGSMDAQEHPKMASMAMEMARELQGCFMGASIYSGLLKANFNARFWNMALASIREYKQTNLLVYGTYFENPWQASEPPYVRTVNKISSEYLVIHDEYHTCSVQNMVLCRTNFTRSEAEVPMLSMQDFLFGSVRPQGKFKVLAWKSHLPPYYNHMFNCEVQRKHHVVAKKKRSLELCS, from the coding sequence ATGGAGACATTTTTGTCTGTGATTCTGAGTGATCTTGCCACTAAATCCATATCTTTCCTGATCAACAAGTGCTCGAAACCGACAGCATCAAACATGGAGGAGAGACTGCAACGGCTGCTGCTCCGTGCCCAGATCATCGTGGAGGAGGCAGAGGACCGGCTCATCACAAACCAACGCATGCTGCTGCAACTGAATATACTGAGGAAGGAGATGTTCAGAGGGTATTACGCTCTTGACAGATTCAGATGCCGTGGCCATGAAGAAGATGATGCAAAAGATCACCAGGTGAGTAACTCTTTCGCGCAATCCAAGTTCAATCCTGCTAAGAGTGTCCGGTTCTTCAGGATCAGTGGCCATAGTTTACAAGAGCAGTTGCAGCAAGTTGTTGGCAGCATAGAAGTCACCCTTGAAGATATGAGCGTTTTTGTCATGTTCTTGAACAGTTGTCCCCATTTGTGCCGTCAGCCATATAGCATGCACTTGCTTCTAGACAAATGTTTGTTTGGTCGCCAAATGGAGATCGAGCGCATCATGAACTTCCTGCTCAAAGTGGATTCTCCAGGTTCTGAAAATCCGGGTGTCCTGCCGATCATTGGTCGACGGAAAGCTGGGAAGAGCACCTTGATCGAGCATGCCTGTAACGATGAAAGGGTGCGTAACCACTTCTCTCAAATTGTGTGTTTCAGTGACGATGATCTTAAAGATGCAGACATGGTAACTCTTCGACATTGTGGTTCAATCAAGAATGGAAACCaatgcactggtggagaaagaataTTGATCGTTATCGAGCTAATCAGAGACATCGATGAGGTTGTATGGACAAGATTGTACTCAGCTTCCAAGAGTTATGTTCCAAATGGCAGTAAAATTATCGTCGCAAGCCAATCTGATAAGATTGCAAGATTTGGAACAACACAAGCTCTTAGAGTAGAATTATTTACTGAAGAAGCATACTGGTACTTTTTCAAGGTGCGCACATTCGGAAGCATGGATGCACAGGAGCACCCAAAGATGGCATCAATGGCCATGGAAATGGCCAGGGAGTTGCAAGGGTGCTTCATGGGTGCAAGCATCTACAGTGGACTTTTGAAAGCAAATTTCAATGCTCGGTTTTGGAACATGGCTCTGGCAAGCATCAGAGAATACAAGCAGACGAATCTCCTAGTATACGGTACATATTTTGAGAATCCATGGCAGGCGTCTGAACCTCCATATGTTAGGACAGTAAACAAAATTTCCTCCGAATACCTTGTGATTCATGATGAGTATCACACATGTTCTGTTCAGAACATGGTTCTTTGTCGCACAAACTTTACTCGGAGTGAAGCTGAAGTTCCCATGTTGAGCATGCAAGATTTTCTCTTTGGAAGTGTTAGACCTCAAGGAAAATTCAAGGTTCTTGCGTGGAAGTCTCACCTTCCGCCTTACTACAACCACATGTTCAACTGTGAGGTACAGAGGAAACATCATGTGGTCGCCAAAAAGAAGAGATCTCTGGAACTTTGCAGCTGA
- the LOC4342259 gene encoding disease resistance protein RGA2 — protein sequence MEIFLSAILGDLASRSISFLINKCSKPTVLTVEEKLQRLLLQACFIVEESDERLIINQAMLQQLNILRKEMYRGYYTLDSFRCHGHQEYNPKDLEVSSSFAPSMFNPAKRVRFCRVTGQSVQEHLLQQVFGRLEVTIEDMSEFVMFLNSYPRFCRQPYSMHLLLDECLFSRQMEMEHIMNFLLKEDTTGTENPGVLPIIGPGKVGKSTLIEHACDDERVRNHFSQIVLFNDDDLEDANILTLRDSGVIKHQNHATGGKRILIIIELTRDINEGAWRRLYSASKSHVASGSKIIVASRSEKIASFGTTQALRVKFFTQEAYWYFFKVRTFGSINAVEHPKLASVAMDIARELNGCFMGASIYSGLLKANINFQFWRRALAIIREFKKLNLLLYGAYFFDDPWQAVEPSYIRTVNKINSEYLLVLDDYQICSAPNMIHCHKNSAHSEDEVPMVNVKDFLFGNVKPQGKFKVLAWRSHLPPHYSYVFNCEVKRLHHMVTRKKRSQKLCT from the coding sequence ATGGAGATATTTCTGTCTGCCATTCTGGGTGATCTTGCCAGTAGATCCATATCATTCCTGATCAACAAGTGCTCGAAACCGACAGTGCTAACCGTGGAGGAGAAACTGCAACGGCTGCTGCTCCAGGCATGTTTCATCGTGGAGGAGTCAGATGAACGGCTCATCATAAACCAAGCCATGCTGCAGCAACTGAACATACTAAGGAAGGAGATGTACAGAGGTTATTATACCCTCGACAGCTTCAGATGCCATGGTCATCAAGAATATAATCCCAAAGATCTTGAGGTGAGTAGCTCTTTTGCACCATCGATGTTCAATCCTGCCAAGCGTGTCCGGTTCTGCAGGGTCACTGGCCAGAGTGTACAAGAGCATCTGCTGCAACAAGTTTTTGGCAGACTTGAAGTCACCATTGAAGATATGAGTGAATTTGTTATGTTCCTGAATAGTTATCCACGCTTTTGCCGTCAGCCATATAGCATGCACTTGCTTTTAGACGAGTGCTTGTTCAGTCGCCAAATGGAGATGGAGCACATCATGAACTTCCTGCTGAAAGAGGATACCACCGGTACTGAAAATCCAGGTGTCCTGCCGATCATAGGTCCAGGAAAAGTTGGGAAGAGCACCCTGATTGAACATGCCTGTGACGACGAAAGGGTGCGTAACCACTTCTCTCAAATTGTGCTTTTCAATGACGACGATCTTGAAGATGCAAACATATTGACTCTTAGAGATTCTGGTGTAATCAAGCATCAAAACCATGCCACTGGTGGAAAAAGGATACTAATCATTATTGAACTAACCAGAGATATCAATGAGGGTGCATGGAGAAGATTGTACTCAGCTTCAAAAAGTCATGTTGCAAGTGGTAGCAAAATTATAGTCGCAAGCCGATCTGAAAAGATTGCAAGCTTTGGAACCACACAAGCTCTTAGAGTAAAATTCTTTACTCAAGAAGCTTACTGGTACTTTTTCAAGGTTCGCACATTTGGGAGCATAAACGCAGTGGAGCACCCAAAGCTGGCATCAGTAGCCATGGATATTGCCAGGGAATTGAATGGTTGCTTCATGGGTGCAAGCATCTACAGTGGACTTCTGAAAGCAAATATCAACTTTCAGTTTTGGAGGAGGGCTCTGGCCATAATCAGAGAATTCAAGAAGCTCAATCTCTTACTCTACGGTGCATATTTTTTTGATGATCCTTGGCAGGCAGTTGAACCATCATATATTAGGACCGTAAACAAAATTAACTCGGAATATCTTCTTGTTCTTGACGACTATCAAATATGTTCTGCTCCGAACATGATTCATTGTCACAAAAACTCTGCTCACAGTGAAGATGAAGTTCCCATGGTGAATGTGAAAGATTTTCTATTTGGAAATGTTAAACCTCAAGGAAAATTCAAGGTTCTCGCCTGGAGATCTCACCTTCCACCTCACTACAGTTACGTGTTCAACTGTGAGGTAAAGAGGTTACATCATATGGTCACCAGAAAGAAGAGATCTCAGAAGCTCTGTACCTGA